One part of the Tunicatimonas pelagia genome encodes these proteins:
- a CDS encoding cation:proton antiporter domain-containing protein, which produces MSEFNPYVFDIVICLVIVFSYAFSIVSRKTNIPSVLLLIGLGVGIQYALKYLEIDAGTTLFQILEVLGIFGLIMIVLEAALDLKLTRDKLPLIIKSFSIALLALVATSLAIAYLLYSTIIPVFLTALVYSVPLSVMSSAIIIPSVASLSEHKREFLIYESTFSDILGIMYFYFLTGNLETQQATTVITDVVSNVTLTIVLSVVLGYLLVWFFQQLNTEVKLFLLIAVLVLLYSVGKLFHLSSLVIILIFGLMLNNYQLFFRGRLQAWINQSAITKICEEFHLVTIESAFVVRTFFFVVFGMTLELNSLLDQETLLTGMLIVVIMYVIRYICLKSILFRNILPELWVAPRGLITILLFFSIPAQLVTDQFNSGILLCTVLVTSLIMTAALLTKPKEPVGEEFTELTFEDWEELDQMGESALLEDNNTA; this is translated from the coding sequence ATGTCTGAGTTCAACCCCTACGTTTTTGACATTGTTATTTGCCTGGTCATCGTATTCTCGTACGCGTTTTCCATCGTCTCCCGCAAGACTAACATTCCAAGCGTACTTCTGCTGATTGGTTTAGGGGTTGGCATACAGTATGCTCTGAAATATCTGGAGATAGACGCCGGGACTACCTTGTTCCAGATCCTCGAGGTGTTAGGCATCTTTGGTCTGATTATGATTGTGCTCGAGGCGGCTCTCGACCTAAAACTTACCCGTGATAAGCTTCCATTAATTATCAAATCATTTAGCATTGCCCTGTTGGCGTTGGTAGCTACCTCACTGGCGATCGCCTACTTACTCTATAGTACCATCATTCCTGTTTTTCTAACCGCTTTAGTGTATTCAGTTCCCCTTTCGGTGATGAGTAGCGCGATTATTATTCCGAGTGTAGCGAGTCTTTCGGAGCACAAACGGGAGTTTCTGATCTACGAAAGTACCTTCTCCGATATTTTGGGCATCATGTATTTCTACTTTCTGACGGGCAACCTAGAAACCCAGCAGGCTACCACCGTCATTACCGATGTGGTGAGTAATGTAACACTGACTATTGTGCTGTCGGTGGTGCTAGGGTACTTACTCGTCTGGTTTTTCCAGCAGCTTAATACTGAGGTAAAGCTGTTTTTGCTCATTGCAGTACTAGTGTTGCTCTACTCGGTTGGCAAGTTATTCCACCTTTCATCGCTGGTTATAATTCTGATTTTCGGACTGATGCTCAACAACTATCAACTCTTTTTCCGGGGACGGCTTCAGGCATGGATTAATCAATCGGCGATTACAAAGATCTGCGAAGAATTCCATCTGGTAACCATCGAGTCGGCGTTTGTGGTTCGCACCTTTTTCTTTGTGGTTTTCGGTATGACGCTAGAATTAAATAGCCTACTTGACCAGGAAACCCTGCTCACTGGAATGCTCATCGTTGTGATTATGTATGTAATCCGCTACATCTGTCTGAAAAGTATTCTTTTCCGTAACATACTGCCCGAACTGTGGGTAGCCCCCCGCGGACTGATCACTATTTTACTATTTTTCTCCATTCCTGCCCAACTCGTGACTGACCAGTTTAACTCGGGCATTCTCTTATGTACGGTGCTGGTAACTAGCTTGATTATGACCGCCGCTTTGCTAACCAAACCTAAAGAACCTGTCGGAGAAGAATTCACCGAACTAACGTTTGAAGATTGGGAAGAACTAGATCAGATGGGTGAATCTGCATTACTAGAGGACAATAATACTGCTTAG
- a CDS encoding lactonase family protein encodes MARLTPVFLLLWVNLTAFAQETLYVGTYSVRGSEGVYVYSFDRDNNSFELVQTVSTPESPSFLAISPDENYLYSTNRGGTEGYPDWGSVSSFSIDEKTSRLSLLNEVSSYGVSPCHVAVDDEQNWLYISHYGGGSLSVFPVEANGKIGNLADSVQHTGSSVNPKRQEAPHVHSIQAVPQSDYFLTADLGLDEVKVYQMNGSDATEAFAITTEPGSGPRHFTQSADNRFIYIAEELTSTVSVHTLDPKGKKTGQTQRVSTLPDSFADNNTVAVSTVADIHLSPDGKFLYVSNRGHNSLAIYEVDERDGTLTPKGHQSTQGETPRNFAMDPQGEFVLVANQNTDNIAFFERDQQTGQLTPTDTELSVPSPVCLILKSN; translated from the coding sequence ATGGCTCGCCTTACTCCTGTTTTTCTACTACTTTGGGTAAATCTCACTGCTTTTGCCCAAGAAACTCTTTATGTAGGCACTTACTCCGTGCGAGGTAGCGAGGGAGTCTACGTGTATTCTTTTGACCGCGATAACAATTCTTTTGAACTAGTACAAACAGTAAGCACACCCGAAAGCCCATCTTTCCTAGCAATTAGCCCGGACGAAAATTATCTCTATTCGACAAATCGGGGTGGCACTGAAGGTTACCCTGACTGGGGCTCAGTTTCTTCTTTTTCTATTGATGAAAAGACGAGTAGGTTGTCACTTCTAAACGAGGTTTCTTCTTACGGGGTGAGCCCATGCCATGTGGCGGTAGATGATGAGCAAAACTGGTTATATATCTCGCACTACGGGGGTGGTTCGCTATCGGTCTTCCCAGTTGAAGCCAACGGAAAGATAGGAAACTTAGCTGATTCGGTTCAACATACCGGAAGTAGTGTGAATCCGAAACGCCAAGAAGCACCCCACGTACACTCCATTCAGGCGGTGCCCCAGAGTGACTACTTTCTTACTGCTGATCTGGGCTTGGATGAGGTAAAAGTGTACCAAATGAATGGTTCAGATGCTACAGAAGCATTTGCAATTACTACCGAACCCGGCAGCGGCCCTCGTCACTTTACCCAATCGGCTGATAATCGTTTTATTTACATAGCTGAGGAGTTGACTTCTACCGTCAGTGTGCATACGTTAGACCCAAAGGGGAAGAAAACCGGTCAAACTCAACGGGTTTCTACCCTCCCTGATTCATTCGCGGATAATAACACTGTGGCTGTATCCACGGTAGCCGACATTCATCTAAGTCCTGACGGAAAGTTTCTGTATGTCTCCAATCGTGGTCATAACAGTTTGGCAATATATGAGGTAGATGAAAGAGACGGAACGCTTACCCCGAAAGGGCATCAATCTACGCAAGGCGAAACTCCTCGTAATTTTGCTATGGACCCGCAGGGTGAGTTTGTACTGGTGGCCAATCAGAATACCGATAATATTGCGTTCTTTGAGCGCGACCAGCAGACTGGCCAGCTCACCCCTACCGATACCGAATTATCCGTACCTAGCCCGGTTTGTTTAATTCTGAAATCGAACTGA
- the argC gene encoding N-acetyl-gamma-glutamyl-phosphate reductase codes for MTKAKVGIVGGAGYTAGELIRILLNHPQAEIGWVHSQSQGGKPVTTVHQDLLGEIELAFTAELDWSVIDILFLCSGHGASQAFLQENTVPDSIRIVDLSQDFRLADPSHNYVYGLPELNKNQIKETSWVANPGCFATCIQLGILPLAHAGLLSDDVHIHAITGSTGAGQKPTATSHFSWRNNNISVYKAFRHQHLREINQSLLSLQPNYSAKLNFLPVRGNFTRGIFASLYTAVSIKLEEAQELYRQFYEDSPFVFVAETHPHLKQVVNTNKGIIYLEQHDDTLLIISMIDNLLKGASGQAVQNMNLMMGWDETAGLRLKSSMF; via the coding sequence GTGACAAAAGCTAAAGTAGGCATCGTGGGTGGTGCGGGCTACACCGCCGGAGAACTGATACGAATTTTGTTAAACCACCCGCAGGCGGAGATTGGCTGGGTTCATAGTCAAAGCCAAGGCGGGAAACCAGTTACCACCGTGCATCAAGATTTGCTAGGCGAAATTGAACTAGCGTTCACCGCTGAATTAGATTGGTCAGTTATTGATATTTTATTTTTATGCAGCGGGCACGGTGCTTCACAAGCGTTTTTACAAGAAAACACGGTTCCAGATTCAATAAGAATTGTTGATTTAAGCCAAGATTTTCGTTTAGCTGATCCATCGCACAATTACGTATACGGCTTGCCAGAGCTTAATAAAAATCAAATTAAAGAAACCTCTTGGGTTGCCAACCCGGGTTGTTTTGCTACTTGTATTCAATTGGGAATACTGCCGTTGGCTCATGCGGGACTATTATCGGACGATGTTCATATTCATGCCATAACTGGCTCTACCGGTGCTGGACAGAAACCTACGGCAACCTCACATTTTAGCTGGCGTAACAACAATATTTCAGTGTATAAAGCTTTCCGGCATCAGCATTTGCGCGAAATCAATCAAAGCCTGCTAAGTCTTCAACCCAACTACTCAGCAAAGCTGAATTTTTTGCCGGTGCGGGGTAATTTTACCCGAGGCATTTTCGCCAGTTTGTACACCGCAGTCTCTATTAAGCTGGAGGAGGCACAAGAACTGTATCGGCAGTTTTACGAAGATTCCCCTTTTGTATTCGTGGCAGAAACCCATCCTCATTTAAAGCAGGTAGTTAATACCAACAAAGGTATTATTTATCTTGAGCAGCACGATGATACACTACTGATAATCAGTATGATTGATAATTTGCTCAAGGGAGCTTCCGGCCAAGCTGTCCAGAATATGAATTTAATGATGGGCTGGGATGAAACGGCTGGCCTACGTCTGAAGAGTAGCATGTTTTAG
- a CDS encoding mechanosensitive ion channel, producing MTIFGLLGVALLLFTLFRGIHYLLRPIVRRQNRWLRLSHTLYGVEFALWMVWLFQALNSVIGRSQLYPFVTVGLAFLLLIALSWFVLRDILAGIIFRLQHVPRINQSIRVIPVDNLRRAEETSEGNSHATGRIIYLGITSLMLENEVGEQIKMPYSRVVNQSIAQYEASEYIKSYEFSLQLPKSKPKDKWVHALRQQILLLPWSSTKQSPVIQWRSENDQCYIFDILVYSLSTDYALQIESYLTQQYSSDSKK from the coding sequence ATGACTATTTTTGGCTTGTTGGGAGTTGCTTTGCTGCTATTTACGCTGTTTAGAGGCATTCATTATCTGCTCCGCCCCATAGTACGCCGTCAGAACCGTTGGCTGCGATTGAGCCATACACTTTATGGGGTTGAGTTTGCTCTCTGGATGGTCTGGCTTTTTCAAGCTCTGAACTCTGTCATTGGTCGTTCCCAACTGTATCCGTTCGTAACGGTGGGGTTGGCTTTTTTGCTACTCATTGCATTATCCTGGTTTGTGCTGCGCGATATTCTGGCGGGGATTATTTTCCGCCTACAGCATGTACCCCGAATCAACCAGTCCATTCGGGTTATTCCGGTAGACAACCTCCGTCGTGCCGAAGAAACCTCAGAGGGAAATAGTCATGCTACCGGGCGAATTATCTATTTAGGTATCACGAGTCTGATGCTGGAAAATGAGGTAGGAGAACAAATAAAAATGCCGTACAGCCGGGTTGTTAATCAGTCCATTGCTCAGTACGAAGCCTCCGAGTACATTAAGTCCTACGAGTTTTCCTTACAACTCCCTAAGTCTAAACCAAAGGATAAGTGGGTTCATGCGCTGCGACAGCAGATTTTGCTCTTGCCTTGGTCTTCTACCAAGCAGTCGCCCGTCATTCAGTGGCGGTCGGAGAACGATCAATGCTACATCTTTGATATTTTGGTGTACAGCCTTTCTACCGATTATGCTCTGCAAATTGAAAGCTATCTTACCCAGCAGTATTCTTCTGACTCAAAAAAGTAA
- a CDS encoding amino acid permease, with protein sequence MAGIKKFGTFAGVFTPSILTILGVIMYLRLPTIVGQAGLWTSLGIILIAHIISVTTGLSVSSIATDKKVQAGGTYFMISRSLGLPIGGTLGLALFVGLSFSVSLYIIGFSESFLQYFGWPADTNAIRIAGTIALIVVTTVTIISTSLALRMQFVIMAAIVLSLISILFGSHDFAPVAPKFTSSEGVSFMLLFGIFFPAVTGFEAGVSMSGDLRDPKKSIPKGTIWAVVVGLAAYIGLIFFFVYTVDASLLATDNQALLTIALVPELVVAGIWGATISSALGSILGAPRILQATAVDNITPNLFAKGAGKGNEPRNALILTFIIAEGGILIGELDVIARIVSIFFITTYGFLNLSAAFESWTSADFRPDFRVPIWVSILGALACFIVMIQLDFLAMIGATLILGLLYLYLKRKELALESGDTWSGIWASLVKSGLEYLSTEKIHRRNWRPNLLMFSGSETERPHLVELGQAIAGRLGILTSFEIISAKEESFLKETEKVESDHGIYYSRQYRTPDVYDGMEQIARIYGFAGVAPNTILMGWSKTEKNQEKFAHLIANLRKADYNTVFLNYDSEQKYGNHRTIDIWWRGSGRSLTFAISLIRHLVADGLWKTAQPRLLLILDDLSQMDRVRRTLQQLMDDYRMPMSLKLIDNSLEALPAPTIIARESAAADLTILGLSDRSEQQAVKTVKEVRNLLDTLGTTLLIAASSNFEAFDLQVNRKRTLDEESELLENEHALPELPSVYNEWLAEDLQKIDERNRKVLLAFYQQSFVPYFRENRLIIQSLESTAKGVLNTLAKEWEQYEDTFRRRKSLQKAVNELHFQTRTLLGDIPEDYLKDQKESFDKGIAWYFKQLEVDVMRFPREIKTNIPREKLRVTAGNTLAMRWLKFRLRAAAWVTRQEPHHRVRYQQIASYYLRDNRYVFLAALLREWQQQSLHFFHEVQLVVKEVEQQLKTWASQVETLEAEAFSYETLSSRMAIEQLDSNQNTLQQLWLKRIQIEYRRNLSLLAQSVESITGLAQLKKTRNTARFYETTASQISNFPEQWYENSQLEVNTITLDLFLQIIKTRVRQEVVEYQEQMGQLLTRNYLKPLEQLEEQLKSSDEVEVDYGQSDEAVLQKNLAEYYEGINELVEEIPESITINYNYVDEQEIISVPVQQLAEYWTETTFYLPLQSKIIETDQQLLRSQAAVRDMVRLVNLQTEGRGDADKQVWQDTTLLVENEKKKIEAILSALHDDIKSHLQESFENLSIDAFIVQSGDLSSITRSYQSQLVKNKVEQYQGRLRQFIRGIGTRLLYSRSQGILLAKRLTKTETDLQSPTANVLNFVEQVTPSSDIVRHLPLYYQNLFGGRSEISDDFWIERPQEMELAERAIERLRQGYAGGILLLGERDSGKTALSQRIGKRFSRKEDRIIQVFPTRAGSIRISDFNKELQRATRKAGTPDQIIKNLPAGSTIVINDLEMWWERSAKGFEVVNEIMRLIAKYSPQILFVVNTNPFAYQLINLVNPIADYFLNIIPYQPFGTEEIEQLILLRHWSGGLTFVLNERGEETLSEWQKVQFFNAFFDYSGGNPGAALGAWLASIERKVDKAVHLSVPRTPDYDGLRNMPTDWTILLVQFLLHKRLSLPRMRRVLHLDTASLTDILQDLIRAGLVVEKESGVYQLNVYTEVHLINLLKEQGIL encoded by the coding sequence ATGGCGGGAATTAAGAAGTTTGGGACATTTGCTGGCGTATTTACTCCCTCTATTCTTACCATTCTAGGAGTTATCATGTACTTACGCCTTCCAACTATTGTGGGACAGGCTGGGCTGTGGACTTCGCTAGGAATCATCCTGATTGCTCACATTATTTCCGTCACTACGGGATTAAGCGTTTCGTCTATTGCTACCGATAAGAAGGTGCAAGCCGGGGGCACCTACTTTATGATCTCCCGCAGCCTGGGGCTTCCCATTGGGGGAACATTGGGGCTAGCACTGTTCGTAGGACTATCATTCAGCGTAAGCCTTTACATCATCGGCTTCTCCGAAAGTTTCCTCCAGTACTTTGGCTGGCCGGCTGATACTAATGCGATTCGCATTGCCGGAACCATTGCGCTAATCGTAGTAACCACTGTCACGATTATCAGCACATCGCTGGCACTACGGATGCAATTCGTCATTATGGCGGCGATCGTCCTTTCTTTAATATCAATTCTCTTTGGCTCTCACGATTTTGCTCCCGTAGCTCCTAAGTTTACTTCGTCGGAAGGGGTGTCGTTTATGCTGCTGTTTGGTATATTTTTTCCGGCGGTTACAGGCTTTGAGGCAGGGGTCTCTATGTCAGGCGATCTGCGCGATCCTAAAAAATCCATTCCGAAAGGGACAATCTGGGCCGTAGTTGTGGGATTGGCTGCCTACATCGGACTAATTTTCTTTTTCGTTTATACGGTAGATGCTAGCTTACTGGCAACCGATAATCAGGCACTACTTACCATCGCGCTCGTTCCCGAACTGGTGGTGGCGGGTATCTGGGGGGCTACTATTTCTTCGGCACTGGGTAGTATTTTAGGTGCACCCCGAATTTTACAGGCAACTGCGGTAGACAATATTACTCCAAACCTATTTGCCAAAGGGGCGGGCAAGGGTAATGAACCTCGCAATGCCCTTATCCTGACGTTCATCATTGCCGAAGGCGGTATTCTGATTGGCGAACTAGACGTTATCGCCCGCATCGTCTCCATCTTTTTTATAACCACTTACGGTTTTCTTAATCTAAGTGCCGCATTCGAGTCTTGGACCAGTGCCGATTTTAGGCCAGATTTTCGTGTTCCCATCTGGGTAAGTATACTGGGGGCTTTGGCCTGCTTTATTGTGATGATCCAACTCGATTTTCTGGCGATGATCGGGGCTACCCTCATTCTCGGGCTGTTGTATCTGTACCTCAAGCGCAAAGAGTTAGCTCTGGAGTCGGGCGATACCTGGAGTGGCATCTGGGCATCGCTGGTTAAATCGGGATTGGAGTACCTGAGCACTGAAAAAATTCATCGGCGCAACTGGCGACCGAACCTTCTCATGTTTAGTGGGAGCGAAACCGAACGCCCGCATCTGGTAGAGCTTGGGCAGGCGATTGCCGGACGGCTGGGTATCCTGACCAGTTTTGAGATTATTTCTGCGAAAGAGGAATCTTTTCTTAAAGAAACCGAAAAAGTAGAGTCAGATCATGGTATTTACTATTCTCGCCAGTACCGCACCCCGGATGTGTACGATGGCATGGAGCAGATTGCCCGCATCTACGGCTTTGCCGGGGTTGCGCCTAACACCATCCTGATGGGCTGGAGCAAGACGGAAAAGAACCAGGAGAAATTTGCTCATCTTATCGCCAACCTTCGTAAAGCCGATTACAACACAGTCTTTCTCAACTACGATTCGGAGCAGAAGTACGGAAATCACCGTACGATTGACATTTGGTGGCGGGGATCGGGACGAAGCCTAACGTTTGCCATTAGCCTCATTCGCCATTTAGTAGCCGATGGGTTGTGGAAAACCGCCCAGCCCCGGCTGCTACTTATTTTGGATGACCTATCGCAGATGGATCGGGTACGGCGTACGCTTCAGCAGTTGATGGATGACTACCGGATGCCGATGAGTCTGAAGCTCATCGATAATAGTTTGGAAGCGCTACCTGCCCCGACCATCATTGCCCGCGAATCGGCTGCGGCTGACCTGACCATTCTGGGACTATCCGACCGCAGCGAGCAGCAGGCGGTGAAAACGGTAAAAGAAGTTCGTAACCTATTAGACACCCTCGGAACAACTCTGCTTATTGCGGCTTCTTCTAACTTTGAGGCGTTTGACTTACAAGTTAACCGCAAGCGAACGCTAGATGAAGAGTCTGAACTATTAGAAAATGAGCACGCTTTACCAGAGCTTCCTTCGGTGTACAATGAGTGGTTAGCGGAGGATCTGCAAAAAATTGATGAGCGAAACCGTAAGGTGCTCCTGGCTTTTTATCAGCAGTCGTTTGTGCCCTACTTTCGGGAAAACCGCCTGATTATTCAAAGCCTGGAATCTACTGCGAAAGGAGTGCTGAACACACTAGCGAAGGAGTGGGAACAGTACGAGGATACGTTTCGTCGCCGAAAATCATTACAGAAGGCAGTAAACGAACTCCACTTCCAGACCCGAACCCTGTTGGGTGACATTCCGGAAGACTACCTTAAAGATCAAAAAGAATCGTTTGACAAAGGAATTGCCTGGTACTTCAAGCAACTGGAGGTAGATGTAATGCGGTTTCCCCGCGAGATAAAGACAAATATCCCTCGCGAAAAACTTAGAGTAACTGCGGGCAATACACTGGCGATGCGCTGGTTGAAGTTTCGTCTTCGTGCAGCTGCTTGGGTTACCCGTCAGGAACCTCACCATCGGGTGCGTTATCAGCAAATAGCTTCGTACTATCTGCGGGATAATCGCTACGTATTTTTGGCTGCTCTATTACGCGAATGGCAGCAGCAAAGCCTGCACTTCTTTCACGAAGTACAGTTGGTAGTGAAGGAGGTAGAGCAACAGTTAAAAACCTGGGCGAGCCAAGTTGAAACGCTGGAAGCAGAGGCATTTTCGTACGAAACTCTTTCGTCCCGAATGGCTATTGAACAACTGGATAGTAACCAGAATACTCTTCAGCAACTTTGGCTCAAACGTATCCAAATTGAGTACCGCCGCAACCTGAGTTTACTAGCGCAAAGTGTCGAAAGTATTACCGGACTGGCGCAACTCAAAAAGACTCGAAATACTGCTCGCTTCTACGAGACAACCGCCAGCCAGATTAGCAATTTCCCCGAGCAGTGGTACGAAAACTCCCAACTGGAGGTAAATACTATCACGCTAGATCTCTTTCTTCAGATTATTAAGACCCGGGTTCGGCAAGAGGTGGTAGAATATCAAGAGCAGATGGGGCAGCTATTGACTCGGAATTATCTTAAGCCATTGGAACAATTGGAAGAGCAACTTAAAAGCTCGGACGAGGTAGAAGTTGATTATGGCCAGTCTGACGAAGCAGTTTTGCAGAAAAACCTTGCTGAGTACTACGAAGGTATTAACGAATTGGTCGAGGAAATTCCTGAGTCAATAACGATCAATTACAACTACGTAGACGAGCAGGAAATTATTTCCGTCCCCGTTCAGCAGCTAGCCGAATACTGGACTGAAACCACGTTCTACCTTCCTCTTCAGAGTAAAATTATTGAAACAGACCAGCAGTTGTTACGTAGTCAGGCGGCGGTGCGTGATATGGTGCGCCTGGTCAATTTGCAAACCGAAGGACGAGGTGACGCAGATAAGCAGGTATGGCAGGATACGACCCTTTTGGTGGAAAATGAAAAGAAAAAAATAGAAGCGATCCTGAGCGCATTGCACGATGATATTAAATCCCATCTGCAAGAAAGCTTTGAGAACCTCTCAATTGATGCATTTATCGTTCAGTCGGGCGATTTGTCCAGCATCACTCGCTCGTACCAGAGTCAGCTCGTTAAAAATAAAGTGGAGCAGTATCAGGGGCGGCTGCGACAATTTATTAGAGGAATAGGAACGCGGCTGCTGTACTCTCGCAGCCAGGGAATACTACTGGCCAAACGGCTGACCAAAACCGAGACTGATCTACAATCGCCTACCGCAAACGTTCTGAACTTTGTAGAGCAGGTAACTCCCTCTTCAGACATTGTGCGGCACCTGCCGTTATATTACCAAAATCTGTTTGGTGGCCGATCAGAAATTAGCGACGATTTCTGGATTGAACGTCCGCAGGAAATGGAACTGGCTGAACGAGCGATTGAGCGGCTTCGTCAGGGCTACGCCGGAGGTATTTTATTATTGGGAGAACGTGATTCGGGAAAAACTGCCTTGTCTCAGCGCATAGGAAAGCGGTTCTCCCGAAAAGAAGATCGTATCATTCAGGTATTTCCAACTCGGGCGGGGTCTATTCGGATAAGTGATTTCAATAAAGAACTTCAGCGGGCTACCCGGAAAGCGGGCACACCGGATCAGATTATTAAAAATCTACCCGCAGGTAGCACTATCGTTATCAACGATCTGGAGATGTGGTGGGAGCGTAGTGCCAAAGGCTTTGAGGTGGTGAATGAGATTATGCGACTCATCGCTAAATACAGCCCTCAGATACTATTCGTGGTTAACACCAATCCGTTTGCCTATCAACTGATTAATCTGGTCAATCCCATTGCTGACTACTTCCTGAATATCATTCCTTACCAACCCTTCGGAACGGAGGAGATTGAACAACTGATTTTGCTAAGGCACTGGTCAGGCGGTTTAACCTTTGTGCTGAATGAGCGGGGCGAGGAAACCTTATCAGAGTGGCAGAAGGTTCAATTCTTCAATGCCTTTTTTGATTATTCCGGTGGAAACCCGGGGGCGGCACTAGGTGCTTGGTTAGCCTCTATTGAGAGAAAAGTGGATAAAGCCGTTCACCTGAGCGTACCCCGCACTCCCGACTACGACGGGCTTCGGAATATGCCAACGGACTGGACAATATTGCTGGTTCAGTTTCTGTTACATAAGCGGTTGTCGCTACCCCGGATGCGCCGGGTGCTTCACTTGGATACTGCTTCCCTTACCGATATTTTGCAAGATTTGATACGGGCTGGATTGGTAGTAGAAAAAGAAAGCGGGGTTTATCAACTGAATGTGTATACCGAAGTTCATCTAATCAATCTACTGAAAGAACAGGGAATACTATGA
- a CDS encoding argininosuccinate synthase, whose translation MSKNNQPIVVLAFSGGLDTSYCVVYLRQQGYRVHAVTVNTGGFSAKQLKDLERRAKELGAEKFEVLDETKRFYKKCLRYLIYGNVLRNHTYPLSVSAERVFQALAIVQYAQDSQAEYVAHGSTGAGNDQVRFDLAFRILSPKVQIITPIRDQQLSRQEEVEFLKENGIDWSWEKAKYSINQGIWGTSVGGQETLTSHQSLPEEAYPSQLLDIGSQKITLGFEKGEVESINGKSFKHPIELIQELQRMAAPYAIGRDTHVGDTIVGIKGRVGFEAAAPLIIIHAHQLLEKHTLTKWQLYWKDQLATWYGMMVHEGQFLDPVMRNIEVFLKDTQKLVSGEVYLQLHPYRYELQGISSANDLMSSKFGDYGEANKAWTGEDVKGFTNIAANATKIWFAVNRKKS comes from the coding sequence ATGAGCAAAAATAATCAACCAATCGTAGTGCTTGCTTTTAGTGGTGGGCTAGATACTTCCTACTGCGTAGTCTACCTGCGTCAGCAAGGCTATCGGGTACACGCTGTTACGGTAAATACCGGAGGCTTTTCCGCTAAGCAACTGAAAGACTTAGAGCGGCGGGCCAAGGAGTTGGGGGCTGAAAAATTTGAAGTGCTGGACGAAACCAAGCGGTTCTACAAAAAATGCCTACGCTACCTGATCTACGGCAATGTGTTGCGTAACCATACCTATCCTTTATCGGTGAGTGCCGAGCGGGTGTTTCAGGCATTAGCCATTGTACAGTACGCTCAAGATAGTCAAGCTGAATATGTAGCTCACGGTAGCACCGGAGCCGGTAACGATCAGGTTCGCTTTGATTTAGCCTTCCGAATTTTATCACCCAAAGTACAGATTATCACCCCTATTCGCGATCAGCAACTCAGCCGGCAAGAGGAGGTAGAATTCTTGAAAGAAAACGGAATTGACTGGTCGTGGGAGAAAGCGAAATATTCTATTAATCAGGGCATTTGGGGAACGTCAGTGGGTGGTCAGGAAACGCTAACTTCCCATCAATCATTACCCGAAGAAGCCTATCCTAGTCAGTTACTGGATATTGGTTCGCAAAAAATTACTTTGGGGTTTGAAAAAGGGGAAGTAGAGTCAATCAACGGCAAGTCGTTCAAACATCCCATTGAACTGATTCAGGAGTTGCAGCGCATGGCGGCACCATACGCCATTGGCCGAGATACCCACGTGGGCGATACGATAGTGGGAATTAAGGGCCGAGTCGGTTTTGAAGCGGCTGCCCCGCTTATCATTATTCATGCCCACCAATTATTAGAAAAGCATACCCTAACCAAGTGGCAACTCTACTGGAAAGACCAATTGGCTACCTGGTACGGCATGATGGTGCACGAAGGACAGTTCCTAGACCCGGTGATGCGAAATATTGAGGTTTTTCTTAAGGATACTCAGAAGTTGGTAAGCGGAGAGGTGTATCTTCAGCTTCATCCGTATCGTTACGAATTGCAGGGCATTAGTTCAGCGAACGACTTGATGTCTTCAAAATTTGGCGACTACGGTGAGGCGAATAAAGCTTGGACGGGAGAAGATGTAAAAGGGTTTACCAATATTGCAGCCAACGCTACTAAAATCTGGTTTGCCGTTAACCGAAAAAAATCGTGA